The genomic DNA GTGGTACTGGTTATCCATCAACACGCGGACAAAGTTGTCCTTGATGCCCGAGAGCTGCGGGGTGGAGGTGGTTGGCGAGATCAGCAGGACGCCTTCTTGCGCAGCCTGGGGCAGGGCGGCCAGGGTCTGCGAACTGGTCATGTGTCCGATGATGGCCACCACGCCCAGATCCATCAGTTCCCTATCGGCAGCGATAGCTGCTTCCGGGGTGTTGCCGTCGTCGCGGACGATGAGTTTGAGGGGGCGGCCGTTGATCCCCCCGGCCGCGTTGATGTGCTCCACGGCGAGCATGGCCCCGTTGCGGCCATATACCCCAATATCCGACATCTTGCCCGTGAGTTGTCCCGAGAAGCCGACAGGTATCGGTCTGCCGTCCCCGCATGCGGCCAGGGACGACAGAATCAGCAGCAGGGCACTGATAATGGTCAAGGGAAAGCGTGTGAGCTGCGCGGTTTTCCCCCGAACATTGTCCTCCCGAGGACCTGCTGTCACCCGACGCCAGACTTTTTGCATTAATCGAATCTAAGGCAATATGGGAATATGGGCAATTATAACCCGTGAAAGAAATGGCAATAAAAAAATCAGTCGGATTATAAGGTTCCGCCGGTTGCGGAGGGTGTGGGCCCCAGGGCCTGGGCGGGGGGGATGAATGCCTGCGGGGAGGGGCTATCCGCTACGCGGGGCGAACATGATGATGCCCATGCCAAGCAGGATCACGGATACGCCGAGAAAATCCCAGGCATGGGGTCTGACGCCGTCGATCAGCCACAGCCAGACCAGAGCAACGGAGACATAGACGCCGCCGTAAGCCGCATAGACCCGCCCTGCCGCCGTGGGATGCAGGGTGAGCAGCCACGCGAACAGAAAGAGGCTCGCGGCCGCAGGCAGCAGAACCCACCCCGGGGCGGATTTTTTCAGCCACAGCCAGGGCAGATAGCAGCCGACGATCTCGGCGATGGCGGTGAGAATGAACAAACCAAAGGTGGCCGATGCAGTCATTGGGTATCTGTTTCCTTCGTGTTCCTGGTAGATACGTTGAGCTTTAGGGGGGACATCACCTGTCACTCCAATAAGGGCCTGTGAAGAGAATGGCTGGAACGTGAGACAGAATATCCTGGCACAGCGCAAAAAGGAATAGGTAACATGCGGGGCCGGGAATACGGCCATGAACATCCAGGGGCTATTCCAAAGGGTGAAGTGAGATGGTTATAACCTGACACTTGGCCCTTCCAAGAGGAAGTGGTCATGCCGTCCCTGATCGGGGTATGGATGGAGTTACTAAGCTTCACCAAACCCGAAGAGGAGAACGTCATGACCACC from Pseudodesulfovibrio alkaliphilus includes the following:
- a CDS encoding YnfA family protein — protein: MTASATFGLFILTAIAEIVGCYLPWLWLKKSAPGWVLLPAAASLFLFAWLLTLHPTAAGRVYAAYGGVYVSVALVWLWLIDGVRPHAWDFLGVSVILLGMGIIMFAPRSG